A genomic stretch from Flavobacterium sp. KS-LB2 includes:
- a CDS encoding retropepsin-like aspartic protease: MKNLHDILKKENYKKVKFKITKTQHLLIKAKINGVIGDFILDTGASNSCVGFESVDLFLLQAKKSKTKAAGAGATGMFTQLAVKNQLQLGSWKDSNFELVIFDLSHVNEALTQHKAKPVHGIIGADILMKGKAIVDYYNHYLYLLK, from the coding sequence ATGAAGAACCTTCACGATATCCTTAAAAAGGAAAATTATAAAAAAGTAAAGTTTAAGATCACAAAAACACAACATCTTTTAATAAAGGCAAAAATCAATGGTGTGATAGGGGATTTTATTTTGGATACCGGAGCTTCCAATAGTTGTGTGGGATTTGAAAGTGTCGATTTGTTTTTATTACAAGCAAAAAAATCAAAAACGAAAGCAGCTGGCGCGGGAGCAACTGGAATGTTTACGCAACTGGCGGTTAAAAATCAATTGCAACTAGGTTCTTGGAAAGACTCAAATTTTGAACTCGTTATTTTTGATTTATCTCATGTAAATGAAGCACTAACACAACATAAAGCAAAGCCAGTTCATGGTATTATAGGTGCTGATATTTTAATGAAAGGAAAAGCTATTGTAGATTATTACAACCATTATTTGTATTTATTGAA